The Campylobacter hyointestinalis subsp. hyointestinalis nucleotide sequence CTGCAAATTTAAGCCTGTTTTATCGAGCAAAGAAGGTTTTTTAAATTTAAAAATAACCATACTAGACATCTACGTCAGCCAAAACGAAGCTAAAATTTCCGCTTTTGTTAGTGTCAATAATGATAAAAAAGTTCTAGTAAACAGCGTCTTAAGCCAAACAAAAAGTATTGATAAATTTAGCGAAGAAAATGCTATAAACGCGCTAAATTTAGCATTAGCTAACATACAAGACCAAATTTATGACTTACTAACTTCAGCTTTAACAACCACTTCTAACAATTAAACTTTTTGGAAGAGAGAATTTCTCTATGATATCTATCTCTCTTCTTCTCATCTCTCCATCATCATTCTCGTGATCAAATCCTAATACGTGAAGCAGTCCGTGAGTAAATAATAAAGCTATCTCATCTTCTACTTTATGCCCTAGCTCTTTTGATTTTGAACTAGCTAAATTACTGTTTATAACAATAGATCCAATAGGGAAATGAGGTACATACTCAAGTGGAAAGCTAAGCACATCTGTAGTTTTATCTATATTTCTCTCTTTTTTATTTATCTCTTGCATTTCATCACTACTAACAAATACAAGCTCAATCTCTGCTTTAGTAAGCTCATCGCATATATCATCTAAAATACTAGGGTAATTTGTATCACAAAGTATCAAATTTAGTCCTTGGTGTGAATTAAAGATATAATTATACCAAGAATTCTGATGATAAGATATCTCTATCTACCTTTAGATACTCATCTTCTACAGCTCTGATGTAGTATTTCATTGTTGTTTGATATTAAGAGCGGTTGCGCGACCGCTCTTTTAAAACTTACTTATTTCTTCAAATAATGGCAAATAGCAATCATCTTGTTATAAAACGCCATAAACTCCGCCCATTTCATCTGTTATTGTGACACAATCATCGTGTCTTAAGATTTCAAATTTTACGTTTTTGATTTGAAACTCTGTATCTTCTGTCTCGTTTATTAGCTCTACGAACTCGTCTATGTTTGTTACTTTTGTCATTTTCTATCATTTAAATTTAATTTGTGGATGTTAATCGCAATGTATGCAAGCAACAAAACTTCTACTACTTCTAAAATTTCACTCATCTTTAAGCTCCTTGTGTTAAAATAGGCTTAACGAAATGGCATAAGTCAGAGGCTTTCGCCTCCGCTCTTAGACTATCCATATCTGAATAATCTTTGAGATTATATAGATTAAAGCGGCTACTTTAATCATCAAATCTAACTTTGCCATTTCGCTAACTCCTTTCTTTAGATTTAAAACAAATGATTTATTTGTTTTATAAGTGAATTATAACATATTTTAGTTATATTGTCAATAGTTTTATAAATATTTTAGTTGTTTTTTTGTAAAATAACAAATATTTTATTTATAAAAGGTATCAAATGAATTATGACGAATTTGAATATAAACTAAAATCAATCGATTTAAGTAAAAAAGATTTTTCCGAAATGGTTAAAATGAGTTATACAGGCGTAACAAATTGGAAGCAAACAAACGCCTTGCCCGGTTGGGTTGATAGTTGGCTAGAAAACTACGAAAAAGGTAAAACCCTAGATGAGCTTTTAGCTTTAGTAGATAAATTTAAAAAGTAAATTACGTATTTCCTAGTTTTTATCGTTATTTTTTGCCCTAATTACCACTGGCTTACCGAAGATTGCGATACATCCATAGCCTTAGCTAGTATCACGGTATCTATTCCTTTTGTTGCCGATATGCACTCTTTTAGTTTTTCTGCAAAACTTTTCATCATTGCTCCTTACAAATATATTGCTTTTCGTAAGATTATAGTATCTTACTTAGAGTAAGATTTGTGTATGAAAAGTAATATTTTCTATACTTTAAGGTTAGTCAAAAAAGTAGAGTAAATTTAGACATACATAAATCAAAAGTAAGAAATAAAAAATCCTACAAAAATACAAAGATAAAAAATTAACATTATAGTAATTTTATTTATGATTGTAAAATTTAATAAAAAAAAGGCTTGAACAATGTTATAATCAGCATTTAAAGGCTTAAAATGGCAATTGCACACCTCCACCAAAATCCAATTTCAATCATTTTCAAAATACTTACAAATTACTTTAAAATCATCATCTAGCAAAAATTAAGCTTTCATTCATTATCATTCAATTTCATAAAATTACAATTAAATTGTGATTTTTTCTACAATCACAATTTTTAACTCAAAAGGAGCTACAAACTTTGCAGCATATCCTTTATTACCAAAATCTTTATTTAGTGTTTGAATAAAATTATCCAAACTCTAAGTTATCCACTCTTGAGCATTCCATACTGTGATCTGTTTCTGTTATCTTGAATTCTTTGTTTTTGATTTTTTATCCTTGTTTGCATTTATTTGCTGGAATATACATCTACTGAAAATTTCTTTTTTTTAGGATTTTGAGCCTGTTTGTTTATTGTATATCATTTTAAAAGCCCTTGGTATAAATTTATCCTTGTAGGATTTAAAACTTACACCTTATAACTTTATGTGGATAAATATTTTAGTGTGGATTTATTTTTTTATGATTGAATGAAGTGATTTTTAACTGTTAATTATGAATAATTTAGTATAAATTTACCATTTTTCTAGCTTAAATATGTAAAATTATGTCAAAAATAAAGTAAATATCATGTATAATTATCCTTTTAGGATTTAAAACCATTACTATATTTTGCGTATAGTTTTACCATAATTTTATAATTAAATTAATCGGTTTTCATAGTGCTTTAAAATCTTTGATTTATATAAAACAAACAAATAATAACTAATTTAAAATATAATTAATAAAAGAAAAAAATAAACATAGACGAGGTAGAAATAAAATAATGGTTGAGATAAGAACAAAAAAAGGACTTTCAGATAAAAGAATATCTGAAATAACTGGGTTGCCGTATAATACAATTATGCAGTGGAAGCGCACTGATAAAAATGGGTATAGATATAAATTATACTTATACATAAAACTATCAGATGAGAGCAAACTTTTAGAGCATTTTAACCGCTCTACGCCCTGCACTCAAAATGGTTAAATCAAAAGCCGATAAAATCGGCTAAATATTTCATTTGTTTGTGGATAGTTGTTAAGGGTTATTAAATTTACACCCTGTTTTTTATATAATGATTTTATTAAAAATACGACCCAAAATAAAGACAATGATAGATAATGAGCGAACAAAATTTACGTAATATCGAGCCAAATAAAATAGGCAAATCAATAAGAGATGAAACTCCTGTATCATAAGCTACCATAAACGAGCTAAACAAATACAGAGAATTACACATCCCTATAATGCGTTGTTTAGCTACCGTAGCAAGAAATAAAAGACTTAAGCCTGTTATCACAGCTAGGAGATTAAAAAGATTTCCTTCTATCGAAAAGAAGCTTAAACGCTTCCATACTATGAGACTATCTCAGATGCAAGACATAGCAGGAGTTAGAACAGTATTTAATACCATAAGCGAAGTTTATGATTTTGCTGATGATATGCAAAAAACATATTCTAAAAATCGAAACTTTAGCTTTAAAAGCTCAAAAGATTATATAAATAGACCTAAAGAAGACGGTTATAGAGGTATTCATCAAATCTTTATTTACAAAAAAGGACCACATAAAGATAGTTTTGGGCTTAGCGTTGAGCTTCAGATACGTACACTACTTCAGCACTACTGGGCGACAGCAGTTGAGATTTTATCACTTAAATCATCACTAAATTTAAAGCTTGGCGAAGGACTAGAGTATAAAAAAGAGTTTTTTAAACTCTGATTCGTGCTTATAGCTTATAAGGAAAAAACAACTCTATCAGATGAATACAAGCACTTATCAAAAGTTCAGATTATAGAAAAATACAAGAAATAGACAATCAATACGAGATTTTAAAGCACTTATCAGCCATTGCACTAACTAGCAAAGAAATACAAGATAGCACCAACAAAAAAACATTTGATTTATACGTTATGTATCTTGATGTCAAAAACAACAGCCTTTTTATACGTGGATTTGCCAAAAAAACAAGAGCAAGAAGCTAAGATGTTTTATCAAGCACTAGAAACAAATGCATATTTTGATGTTGTTTTAATATCTCTTGACAAAGTAAAACAGCTTAAAAGTGCATATCCAAACTACTTTTTAGATAGCAAAAACTTTTCTAAATTCATAAAAGAAAGTTATAAAGAGCTGTTGAAATAAATAACTCTTTATACTTTACACATACAAAATAATACTTTAAAAATCAATACATATGTTCTTTAACATACTTTTTAAGTGGATTATTTGTTTTGACAACCCTATACACGTTCTTCTTATTCGTGACATTCATAAATTATTTTGTGTAGGGCTATCAAAGTAAATTCCTAATTTAGGAGCACAACATGGATGACTGGATTATATTTATCTTGATAATGATGTTTAGTTGGTTATTTTTATTTGATTGAGTTGTCCACGCTCTGCTAAGCGTGGATAGAAATCACTTTTTAGTCTTATTTGTATCTTTTGATTGTGGTTTTTGTGGTGGAACTTGTTTATTTGCCATAATACCACTATCATTAGTTTGAATTGGTTTATTATTTGTAATTATGTTTGTAGTAACTGGCTTTACATCTTTGCTAATTACTGGTTTATTATCATTTGCCATTTTGTCTACCTCCTTTCTTGAAATTATATCCTTAAGTGTAAAAGATATCGAGGTAAGCATAAAAAATATAAACGCACCAATAAGCCAGTAAAAACTATCATGTATCCAATTTGATCTATATTTGATTATATCCAAATTTTGATTTAGTGCATTTTGTGTTGAGCTTATAAGTTTTGTAAGGCATTCGCAGTGTGCATAAATTCCATCTTGTATATTTGATATTTCAGACATATCAAAACAACCAAGTGATTTAGATGCACGATGACTAAGCGCCTTAATTAGTATAAAAATAGATGAAAAACTTAAAATTATGCAGACATATATGCTTGTATATAAATACCATGTTGCATTCTTATCACTAATATTATTTATAGCCAAAAAACAAATACCTATCATAAAGGTATTTAACCATAAGTAAGTTTTTATTAGATTTTTCTGATTTGGTATGAGTGAAGTCAAAACTATATCCAAATCTTTACGCAAAGCTTCATAGCTTACTTTTAGATTGTTTTCATAGTTTTTTACATCATCTATCTTTGGCTTTTTTTGAAGATACATTTTTGTTTTCATTTTTACCTCTTTTTTAAAAATTATATAAAAATTATATAAAAATATAAAGATTTAAAAACTAATTAAAGGATTTATATGTTTTACATCATTATTATCACTATTTGGGCGTTATGTATATTTGGATTATATTATCAAAGGAGATTTAAAGATGAGCTATAAAACACTGAAAAAGTATAAACATCTCATCACAAAAGAGATGAGCGTAAAAGAGTTTGCAAATTTAGAAAGTATAAAAGATGAAATTTGTTATAATATTAAGGTTAAATTACAAAGGATAGATAATGAGCGAAGATGAAAACATAGTCAAAAGAGTATGCCGTGAGCTGGGCATTACGCAAAGAGAATTAAGCGAGATTTTAGGGGTTCATTTAGTATCAGTCCAAAAGTGGGTAGCAAATGCCAACGACTTACCACTCCAAACACAAAAAAGCTTAAATTTAGTTCTTGAAAACCATCACCTTAAAAACAAAGTCGATAAAATCAATACCATTTTAAAACTTATTGATGAGATAAAAAATAGCTAATTTATAGGTGCGATTTTAAATCATACCTATAAAATACATAAAAATTTTGTAAAAACAGATATAAATTACAAAATATTTATATAAATACTATTGACAAATACAAAAATATTTTGTATAATAACGATACAAATACAGTAAAACGCTGTATAAGTTATTTAAAATAGAGTTGTTAAGTTTAGTAAGTTGTGGTAGAATACCAAAATGAACGAAGTAATAAAAAACATAGGCTTAGGTATCTTTGTAAATGGTGCCTTTGCTTGACAGTTTGCAGGTGCTCCCTTAGAGGGTGCTTTAGCAGTGGTTGAGGGCATTATTATAATGTATATCGCCACTAAACTGAAAAAAAAGGAGTAAAGACAATGAGTAGCCTTTTTTTAATTCTCTCTACGGCTTTAACCATAGGTTGCATTATAGCCTATATAAAAGCTTATAAAAAAGATAAAAAACACCAACACTAACTTAAACTTTAACGCTCTATTTTAAAGTAAAAATTAAAATGGAGCGTATTATGTTTACAACAGATACAAAAGACTTTTACACCAAACAGCAAAATTCGCTATAATTATTAAGGTTAAATTACAAAGGAGCAAAAATGCAAGATGAAAATCTAATAAAACAAACTTGCAAAGAACTAAATTTGACTTATAAACAGCTTGGTGAGATGATAGGATATAGCGAGAGTGCGTTAAAAAATGCAGCAACAAGCGAAGCTAGTGATCCGATGAAAAAAGCTATAAATATGTATCTTGAAATTTTAGCTTTAAAAAAAGAGTTAAAAGCTAGTCAAGACTTTAAAAATAATCTCAAAGACTTTTTAAGGGACTAATCAAAAATGATTAGTCCTATTTTATACTAAAAATCTACAAAAATTACTAATTCTATACTTTTACTCTTGATTTTTAGTCCTATTAAGGATATAATTATCATATCAAAGGACAAATAAGGACTTTGATAGAAAGGAGTAAAAGATGTCTCACAGTGAAGTACTCGAGCTAATCACTGCGATTATCTGCTTGATAACGGCAATTATTCAAGCGATAAAGCGGTAAGCAAAGGGGCGAAAGCCCCTGACATCTTTTACCCTTTAAAATTATATCATAAAGGAGCTGTTATGTTAGATATTTTAGTAGTTGTTATATCGACTTTAGTTTTAGGGCTTAGTGTTAAGGTTTATAGACTTGAAAAAGAGATTAAGGAGCTTAAAAAATGAGTGCCTTAATCAATATAAACGATGTAGAAGTTAAATTTGAAATTGTCGGCGATGATATATTCGCCGACAGTCTTAAAATAGCTGAAGTTTTTGGAAAAAACCACCATAATATTTTAAGACTAATTAAAAATTTACTTGATTATGAGTTTAAATTAGCAAATTTTAAAGCTGGATTTTATCTAAATTCGCAAAACAAACAGCAACCGATATATAACATCACCCGTGATGGAAAGTCGAGTTTATCAAAGCGTTTAATATGATGGAGAAAGAGCTAACCAGCCTTAAATTTGCAGAGCAAACAAACCGCATAGCAAATTTACAAGCTATTCAAATATCACAAGCCAAACACCACCAAAGCGTTACAAACGGATATAAAAGCACATTTGTCAAACAAAAAGCTAAGCTAGAAGTGTTAAAAGCTCATCTGACTATCACCAAAGATAAAAATCTGAGGTACTGTGTGGACAATGATATATATTTTAATACAATTAAGCTGTGAGATATTAGCTCATCTTTATCAAATCAGAGTCTTCTAATGGCTATATTTATAGTATTTTACTCATAGGGCGTTTTTCGCTAATTATAAAAATTAAATAAAAAATTACTACCATTTATAGAGTATTCTTTATGCTCTCCTAATATCTCTTCTACTTGTCTTGACATAGGCAATATAAAATTCCTTTTTCATCTTCATTTTTTCAGCATTTATCACAAAAATTTATTGTCAAAGTCTACTTCTCCTCCACTCTAAAGCACGTACATTAAAAGGTCTTAAAGCAGTATGTATAATCTTAGCTTTAAAGCTATTTTAGTTTTATATCTACAGTTGTATTCTTTCAAAGTTGAAAAGTTCCTCTCTTTGCTTTGTTTGAAAGTATATTTAAAATTTATATCAACTATTATATTACGTGTTATTAAATTTGTACTTTTTTAAAGATTTGATTGAGTAGATTAAATATGCGTTTGAGAGTTTCTAGTTTATCCATTTTTCTAATGGCTTAAGATATCTGTAGGAGTTACACCCTTATGTCGCATAAAACCAAATTTAGGGAAGGTATAATGTTCTAAACGACGTAATTCTCGGGCTTTTGTATCATAGCTCAAATATTTTTTAACTGTCGGTGTTGTTTTAATTTGCAAATTTGATCAATCGCTTTTACAATATAGCTTATCTTTTGGTTTTAGATTTTTGATCAATTTATCTGTAACTTAAAATATCAATTTTTTAGTAGTTTTGATGAATAAAAATGAATGAATAAAAAGGTATAAAAACATTCAGATGGTGGGTTCACCAGGACTCGAACCTGGGACCATCCGGTTATGAGCCGGATGCTCTAACCAACTGAGCTATGAACCCACTTGAATTGAAGTTGGAATTATATACCTTTTTTACTTAATAAATACTTAATTCCAGCTTCTTTTCATTAAAGCTTATTTTCGCTTCTTTGCTTCATTTTATCGAATTCTTCACCTATCACAGACAAATTCGGCTCACGTGACATTTTTTTTATCATATCGTTATATTTATTTACAATAGCTATAGCCGTACAAGCAAATACAAATCCAGGAAGAAGCTCATAAACTACATCGCTAAGACCAAAAACTATCCACAATAATACAGTTACGCCGCCAACCACCATACCGCAAAGTGCAGAAAGTGCGCTCATATGACGAGAGTATAAACTAAACAAAAGTACCGGACCAAAACTAGCTCCAAATCCAGCCCACGCATTTCCCACTACTCCAAGAACAGTATCAGTAGAATTAAACGCTATAAAAGTAGCAGTTATCGCCACTATGACAACGGCGAAACGACCGACTAAAACTTGAGTCGTTTGGCTAACTTCTTTTTTATAAAAGGCAAATATAAAATCCCTTGTAATAGAACTGGCACTTACTAAAAGCTGACTAGATATAGTACTCATGATCGCAGCCAAAACAGCAGATATGATCACGCCGACTATAAATGGATGAAACAATACTTCTCCCAGCTTTAAAAACACAGTTTCAGGATCTTTTAAAGGCATTCCTATTTGATTGAAATACACAAAGCCTATAAGTCCGCTAGCCATAGCTCCGATAAGTCCTAAAACCATCCACGATATACCGATAAATCTAGCTTTATCTAGCTCTTTAGAACTTCTTATAGCCATAAATCTAACTATTATATGAGGTTGTCCAAAATACCCAAGTCCCCAAGCAAGCAGCCCTAATATACCAAGAAAATTCTGTCCAGCAAATAAATTCAAGTGATCTTTTCCAGCCATTTGAGAATACTTCGATAATTCAGTAAAAAATGAACTATCGCTCGGAGTATTTAAATTTAAAAAAGCAACTACTGGTATCAAAACAAGCACTAAAAACATAAGAGTGCCTTGAAACGCATCTGTTAAGCACACTGCTTTAAATCCACCAAAAAATGTATAAAACACAACTATAAAAAGTGTAAAAATAGCTCCTAAGCTAAAATTTAGTCCAAAAAAGCTCTCAAAAGTTTTACCACCGGCGATTATCCCGCTACTTACATAAAGCGTAAAAAATATGAGTATAAATACACCAGATATTATACGCAAAACTTTCGTTCTATCTTTAAATCTATTTTCCAAGAAATCTGGTATAGTTATGCTGTCGCTCGCGACTTCGGTATAAATTCTTATACGTTTTGCAAGGTATTTATAGTTTGCCCATGCTCCAATACTAAGCCCGATAGCTATCCACATATTTGCTATACCACTTAGATACAAAGCTCCTGGCAGTCCTAGAAGCATCCAGCCGCTCATATCGCTAGCTCCGGCACTTAGCGCAGTCATCACAGGGCCTAAGCTTCTATTATCGAGTAGATATTCATTTAAACTTGAACGCTTATTGTAAGATATACGACCTATGATAAGCAAAACACCAAAGTACAGCGTGATCGCTATATAAACACTAAAACTCATCCAAACCTCCGATATAATAACATTCGACCATTCTACCTAATTTAAG carries:
- the ybeY gene encoding rRNA maturation RNase YbeY produces the protein MILCDTNYPSILDDICDELTKAEIELVFVSSDEMQEINKKERNIDKTTDVLSFPLEYVPHFPIGSIVINSNLASSKSKELGHKVEDEIALLFTHGLLHVLGFDHENDDGEMRRREIDIIEKFSLPKSLIVRSGC
- a CDS encoding RelA/SpoT domain-containing protein; amino-acid sequence: MRCLATVARNKRLKPVITARRLKRFPSIEKKLKRFHTMRLSQMQDIAGVRTVFNTISEVYDFADDMQKTYSKNRNFSFKSSKDYINRPKEDGYRGIHQIFIYKKGPHKDSFGLSVELQIRTLLQHYWATAVEILSLKSSLNLKLGEGLEYKKEFFKL
- a CDS encoding transcriptional regulator; the protein is MSEDENIVKRVCRELGITQRELSEILGVHLVSVQKWVANANDLPLQTQKSLNLVLENHHLKNKVDKINTILKLIDEIKNS
- a CDS encoding Rha family transcriptional regulator — protein: MSALININDVEVKFEIVGDDIFADSLKIAEVFGKNHHNILRLIKNLLDYEFKLANFKAGFYLNSQNKQQPIYNITRDGKSSLSKRLI
- the putP gene encoding sodium/proline symporter PutP yields the protein MSFSVYIAITLYFGVLLIIGRISYNKRSSLNEYLLDNRSLGPVMTALSAGASDMSGWMLLGLPGALYLSGIANMWIAIGLSIGAWANYKYLAKRIRIYTEVASDSITIPDFLENRFKDRTKVLRIISGVFILIFFTLYVSSGIIAGGKTFESFFGLNFSLGAIFTLFIVVFYTFFGGFKAVCLTDAFQGTLMFLVLVLIPVVAFLNLNTPSDSSFFTELSKYSQMAGKDHLNLFAGQNFLGILGLLAWGLGYFGQPHIIVRFMAIRSSKELDKARFIGISWMVLGLIGAMASGLIGFVYFNQIGMPLKDPETVFLKLGEVLFHPFIVGVIISAVLAAIMSTISSQLLVSASSITRDFIFAFYKKEVSQTTQVLVGRFAVVIVAITATFIAFNSTDTVLGVVGNAWAGFGASFGPVLLFSLYSRHMSALSALCGMVVGGVTVLLWIVFGLSDVVYELLPGFVFACTAIAIVNKYNDMIKKMSREPNLSVIGEEFDKMKQRSENKL